A single Sutterella megalosphaeroides DNA region contains:
- a CDS encoding pyridoxamine kinase translates to MNQPKRILAVHDLCSFGRCSLTAAVPVLSAMGHQACPFPTAVFSNNFTFGSFVSTNLTEHMPGILDQWVRLGFRYDAVYSGFLADVEQMEIVEDSINRLLRERDGGLAVVDPAMGDDGKLYPIYTDAMVERMRRLASKADIITPNYTEACFLLDKPYDAGLPEAGAVEAMSRELAKLGSPNVVITSIPADGNRIKVSSYEAATNRFMEFETPRLPFSTCGTGDIFTSVVTGAVLCGRSLETAVSDAMHFLSHIIQYTIDVGTDPREGVLVEPCLDELMRLRSGTN, encoded by the coding sequence ATGAACCAACCCAAACGCATTCTTGCCGTTCACGATCTGTGCTCGTTCGGTCGGTGCTCGCTTACGGCCGCCGTTCCCGTTCTTTCGGCCATGGGTCACCAGGCGTGTCCCTTCCCGACGGCGGTTTTCTCCAACAACTTCACGTTCGGGTCCTTCGTTTCGACGAACCTCACCGAACACATGCCGGGGATTCTCGACCAGTGGGTTCGCCTCGGCTTCCGCTACGACGCGGTCTATAGCGGGTTCCTCGCGGACGTCGAACAGATGGAGATCGTCGAAGACTCGATCAACCGCTTGCTGCGCGAGCGCGACGGGGGCCTTGCGGTCGTCGACCCCGCGATGGGCGACGACGGGAAGCTTTATCCCATCTACACCGATGCGATGGTCGAGCGGATGCGCCGCCTTGCGAGCAAGGCCGACATCATCACGCCCAACTACACGGAAGCGTGCTTCCTTCTCGACAAACCCTACGACGCGGGTCTTCCCGAAGCGGGCGCCGTCGAAGCGATGTCGCGCGAACTCGCGAAGCTCGGCTCCCCGAACGTCGTTATTACGAGCATTCCCGCGGACGGGAACCGTATCAAGGTCTCGTCCTACGAGGCTGCCACGAACCGCTTCATGGAATTCGAAACGCCGCGTTTGCCCTTCTCGACCTGCGGCACGGGCGACATCTTCACGAGCGTCGTGACGGGTGCGGTCCTTTGCGGCCGGTCGCTCGAAACGGCGGTCTCCGACGCGATGCACTTCCTCTCGCACATCATTCAGTACACGATCGACGTCGGTACCGACCCGCGCGAAGGCGTGCTCGTGGAACCGTGCCTCGACGAACTTATGCGGCTGCGCTCCGGAACGAACTGA
- the speF gene encoding ornithine decarboxylase SpeF, which yields MRKLHIAATPAAATAFRCERPIVDFDHADLTEVSAVVLTAAEAARGLKKLDETGFGIPVAVVTEGEKLPDTLVGRADTVITRNPNDRDFFGRQIDTLAEGYEKRVLPPFFGALEDYVGRGYAQFDCPGHQGGAFFRRHPAGREFADFFGENVFRADLCNADVAMGDLLIHEGAPCAAQQAAAKIYNADKTYFVLNGTSSSNKVVLNALLAPGDLVLFDRNNHKSNHHGALIMAGAVPVYLETARNPYGFIGGIDDHCFEEEYLRGLIREVNPKRADEKRPFRLAVIQLGTYDGTIYNARQVVDRIGHLCDYILFDSAWVGYEQFIPMMKDCSPLLLELGPDDPGIIVTQSVHKQQAGFSQTSQIHKKDSHIKGQRRYCPHKRFNNAFMMHASTSPFYALFAALDVNAKMHEGESGRRLWADCVRVGIEARKQILRTCKYILPFIPKEVDGRAWEEHPTDVIARDLRFFEFEPGASWHNFEGYGKHQYFVDPCKFLLTTPGIRAETGEYDDFGVPATILANYLRENGIVPEKCDLNSILFLMTPAEDDAKMAHLVSQIARFEALLDADAPLEEVLPSIYRANEARYRGYTIRMLCQEMHDFYKSNNVKQLQKEMFRHDHLPKAPLLPQAAHYEFIRGNAELVPLEKAEGRIAVEGALPYPPGVLCVVPGEVWGDSALRYFLALEEGINRFPGFAPELQGVYVREDDDGRKRAYGYVLEREKEAELVD from the coding sequence ATGCGTAAGCTCCACATTGCCGCCACCCCCGCAGCCGCAACGGCTTTCCGTTGCGAGCGTCCGATCGTCGACTTCGACCACGCCGATCTGACCGAGGTTTCCGCCGTCGTCCTGACGGCCGCCGAAGCCGCTCGGGGTCTCAAGAAGCTCGACGAAACGGGCTTTGGCATTCCCGTTGCCGTCGTGACCGAAGGGGAAAAGCTCCCCGACACGCTCGTCGGTCGTGCCGATACCGTCATCACCCGCAACCCGAACGACCGCGACTTCTTCGGTCGCCAGATCGACACGCTCGCCGAAGGCTACGAAAAGCGCGTCCTGCCGCCCTTCTTCGGCGCTCTCGAAGACTACGTCGGTCGCGGCTACGCCCAGTTCGACTGCCCGGGGCACCAGGGCGGGGCCTTCTTCCGCCGTCACCCCGCGGGTCGCGAATTCGCCGACTTCTTCGGTGAAAACGTCTTCCGCGCCGACCTCTGCAACGCCGACGTCGCGATGGGGGACCTCCTCATTCACGAAGGCGCTCCCTGCGCCGCGCAGCAGGCTGCGGCTAAGATCTATAATGCCGACAAGACGTACTTCGTTCTGAACGGGACCTCGTCCTCGAACAAGGTCGTCTTGAACGCGCTCCTCGCCCCGGGCGATCTGGTGCTTTTCGACCGCAACAACCACAAGTCGAATCACCACGGCGCGCTCATCATGGCGGGTGCCGTTCCGGTCTATCTCGAGACCGCCCGCAACCCCTACGGCTTCATCGGCGGGATCGACGATCACTGCTTTGAGGAAGAGTACCTCCGCGGTCTCATCCGCGAAGTGAACCCGAAGCGCGCCGACGAAAAGCGCCCCTTCCGTCTCGCCGTCATTCAGCTCGGCACCTACGACGGCACGATTTACAACGCCCGTCAGGTGGTGGACCGCATCGGTCACCTGTGCGACTACATTCTCTTTGACTCCGCCTGGGTCGGCTATGAACAGTTCATCCCGATGATGAAGGATTGCTCGCCGCTTCTCCTTGAACTCGGTCCCGACGATCCCGGCATCATCGTGACGCAGTCCGTTCACAAGCAGCAGGCGGGCTTCTCGCAGACCTCCCAAATTCACAAGAAGGACTCGCACATCAAGGGCCAGCGCCGCTACTGCCCGCACAAGCGCTTCAACAACGCCTTCATGATGCACGCCTCGACGAGCCCCTTCTACGCGCTCTTTGCGGCGCTTGACGTCAACGCCAAGATGCACGAAGGCGAATCGGGCCGTCGCCTTTGGGCCGATTGCGTGCGCGTCGGCATCGAAGCGCGCAAGCAGATCCTTCGCACCTGCAAGTACATCCTTCCCTTCATCCCGAAGGAAGTCGACGGCCGCGCCTGGGAAGAGCATCCCACGGACGTGATCGCCCGCGACCTGCGCTTCTTCGAATTCGAACCGGGCGCCTCGTGGCACAACTTCGAGGGCTACGGCAAGCATCAGTACTTCGTCGACCCGTGCAAGTTCCTCCTGACGACGCCGGGTATCCGCGCCGAAACGGGTGAATACGACGACTTCGGCGTGCCCGCGACGATTCTCGCGAACTACCTCCGTGAAAATGGGATCGTTCCCGAAAAGTGCGACTTGAATTCGATCCTCTTCCTGATGACGCCGGCGGAAGACGACGCGAAGATGGCGCATCTCGTCTCGCAGATCGCCCGCTTCGAAGCGCTCCTCGATGCGGACGCGCCGCTCGAAGAAGTGCTCCCGTCGATCTACCGCGCGAACGAAGCGCGCTATCGCGGCTACACGATCCGCATGCTGTGTCAGGAAATGCACGACTTCTACAAGTCGAACAACGTGAAGCAGCTCCAGAAAGAAATGTTCCGCCACGACCATCTCCCGAAGGCGCCGCTCCTGCCGCAGGCCGCGCACTACGAGTTCATCCGCGGGAACGCCGAACTCGTGCCCTTGGAAAAGGCCGAAGGTCGCATCGCCGTCGAAGGGGCGCTCCCCTATCCGCCGGGGGTTCTTTGCGTCGTTCCGGGCGAAGTCTGGGGTGACTCGGCTCTCCGCTACTTCCTCGCGCTCGAAGAAGGCATCAACCGGTTCCCCGGCTTCGCGCCCGAACTTCAGGGTGTGTACGTCCGCGAAGACGACGACGGTCGCAAGCGCGCCTACGGCTACGTGCTCGAACGCGAAAAGGAAGCCGAGCTTGTCGACTGA
- a CDS encoding Eco57I restriction-modification methylase domain-containing protein has product MKESEHGVVYTKRWVVETILDMVGYRSGTGLVQKKIVEPSCGCGAFLTVIAERLADEVAATGDWDRICTSVLGLDIDAEALERCEAEVARTLAARGCPEEEAREIARGWLRRADFLLDPMPECDFVVGNPPYVRATEIDREKRALYCSALPSMTSGCDLYVGFFDRGLDILRPEGRLGFVCADRWLQNAYGRKLRRRVGSSCNLEALVRMHGVDAFEDDVDAYPAITLIRKEAAHGPIRFINCVSDFAKVDAERDTRAVLDWLADPSGNMKGERFEAFEITRPEGDDVYPLGSSELVEFVTKARAALPDPEEAGIRLGIGVATGCDEIFLTDDEHLVEPERMLPLFFMRDYRRGRLNRERWLVNPWTTDGRLVELEHYPKLKAYLEAHRERLGMRHVAKKNPAAWYRTIDKLTPGLVERDLLFMPDMAAEPDPVLSRGKYPHHNTYWIASDTWDLRVLGGFLMADTTRRFIDALGVKMRGGTLRFQAQYLRLLRLPRYESLDETVRDGLRRAFDEKNRDAATYFAEMAYEEVLR; this is encoded by the coding sequence ATGAAAGAAAGCGAACACGGCGTTGTTTATACGAAGCGATGGGTAGTTGAGACGATACTCGACATGGTCGGCTACCGCTCCGGCACGGGGCTCGTCCAAAAGAAGATCGTCGAGCCCTCCTGCGGTTGCGGGGCGTTTCTTACCGTGATTGCCGAGCGCCTTGCCGACGAAGTGGCTGCTACGGGCGATTGGGACCGCATTTGCACATCCGTCCTGGGGCTCGACATCGACGCCGAGGCGCTCGAGCGCTGCGAAGCCGAGGTCGCCCGAACGCTCGCCGCGCGCGGCTGCCCCGAAGAGGAGGCGCGCGAGATCGCCCGCGGGTGGCTGCGCCGCGCGGACTTTCTGCTCGATCCGATGCCCGAGTGCGACTTTGTTGTCGGCAACCCTCCGTACGTGCGGGCGACCGAGATCGACCGCGAGAAGCGCGCGCTTTACTGTTCGGCGCTTCCTTCTATGACGAGCGGCTGCGACCTTTATGTAGGCTTTTTCGATCGCGGTCTCGACATCCTGCGTCCGGAAGGACGTCTCGGATTTGTGTGCGCCGACCGATGGTTGCAGAACGCCTACGGGCGGAAGCTCCGCCGGCGCGTGGGATCGAGCTGCAACCTCGAAGCGCTCGTGCGGATGCACGGGGTGGACGCCTTCGAAGACGATGTGGACGCTTATCCCGCCATCACGCTCATTCGCAAAGAAGCTGCCCATGGTCCGATTCGCTTCATCAACTGCGTGAGCGACTTTGCGAAGGTCGACGCGGAACGCGATACGCGCGCCGTTCTTGACTGGTTGGCCGATCCTTCGGGCAACATGAAGGGCGAACGTTTCGAAGCTTTCGAGATCACCCGCCCCGAGGGCGACGACGTCTATCCTCTGGGAAGTTCCGAGCTTGTTGAGTTCGTGACAAAAGCGCGCGCCGCGCTTCCCGACCCTGAAGAGGCCGGCATTCGGCTCGGGATCGGTGTGGCCACGGGGTGCGATGAAATTTTCCTGACCGACGACGAACATCTCGTCGAGCCCGAACGGATGCTCCCGCTCTTTTTTATGCGCGACTATCGTCGCGGCCGCTTGAATCGGGAGCGCTGGTTGGTGAATCCGTGGACGACCGACGGACGGCTTGTCGAGCTCGAGCACTATCCGAAGCTCAAAGCCTATTTGGAGGCGCATCGCGAACGGCTCGGCATGCGTCACGTCGCGAAGAAAAATCCTGCGGCCTGGTATCGGACGATCGACAAACTGACGCCGGGACTCGTCGAGCGGGATCTCCTCTTCATGCCCGACATGGCGGCGGAGCCCGATCCCGTGCTTTCGCGCGGCAAGTACCCGCATCACAACACCTATTGGATCGCTTCCGACACCTGGGACCTTCGGGTGTTGGGCGGCTTTCTCATGGCCGACACGACGCGACGCTTCATCGACGCGCTCGGCGTCAAGATGCGCGGCGGGACGCTGCGCTTTCAGGCGCAGTATCTGAGGCTCCTGCGGCTGCCGCGCTACGAGTCGCTCGACGAGACGGTCCGTGACGGCCTGCGGCGGGCGTTTGACGAAAAGAATCGGGATGCGGCCACTTACTTTGCGGAGATGGCCTACGAGGAGGTGTTGCGATGA
- a CDS encoding TraM recognition domain-containing protein, which yields MDRVFPAALGRAPGLHRNGLCGDGRSGIASVAVGFLGLEGTGLVDGLFAARLELGRPDRARSGLMYRETARGTRTAGEGRGVGLLEKTLERTLPAAPSVPSVSATSGGVASGRASAGALPSSDPDPAPEAEAIARAKDLHAALRAAATGKTPRITPSEAARIRHVVYGSGFPWTRRHAILLRGLRATDEARWHLPEWSDAWLRNERRRGNEKTASGRVHGVGGGEERLIVREIGEVPAGTVILGGTQTGKGVVLTNLVSQSIFWGRTTVVVDPKSSPRMWDLVRASAEAVGKDAFRFHPLAADSVAIDLLAGAKRAGEIATRIVDATGMEASDFRSYCLLAVSVVCEAMMVLGEGPTLRSIHYAVFGAGGLESLMTRLADRVVDPWIERYPAARERLKALIPEEIPGRGGKLGAGSADTLRKVAFWEAFLGPGAVKAPLHLIEPEAEALDQTDPDEALALRGTVTMLWRAMRAERAATLAGERGNPAAARLEAEEKAMSELVSDFRHDVTHREKTISSLRKPLSQLTEGELGRLLSPSVDRIDATVVTLERIVRGRGILYASLDALKDRDLADTVGRLLLAGLVTLAGDLYNTASSGTHADPIELFIDEVSNVANRPLLEIANKGLEAGMHLTIVAQTVNDLGIGMGSREMAEAVLGNLRNVIVCNTEDRTTQEWVCEHVERVRVPVMTAGRSATTTRLGDRSAAKSTRIDAEEVPLVEPADLGTLPPQEAFVILSGAVWKVRFPQIRSGVPARLALNAAGAPKPARRFGERLRLALARLLPRAARVRIENAVAAREAARWTGEARTESEWLKANG from the coding sequence GTGGATCGGGTTTTTCCTGCCGCTCTGGGACGAGCCCCCGGCCTTCACCGGAACGGTCTGTGCGGCGACGGGCGCAGCGGCATTGCTTCGGTGGCGGTCGGCTTTCTCGGCCTGGAAGGCACGGGCCTCGTTGACGGGCTATTTGCCGCTCGTCTGGAGCTTGGAAGACCAGATCGCGCTCGTTCGGGGCTCATGTACCGGGAAACCGCCCGAGGGACGCGGACGGCGGGGGAAGGGCGCGGTGTCGGGTTACTTGAAAAAACGCTCGAAAGAACGCTTCCCGCAGCGCCCTCCGTTCCCTCGGTTTCTGCGACGTCCGGGGGTGTTGCATCGGGAAGAGCTTCGGCGGGGGCGCTGCCTTCGAGCGACCCCGATCCCGCTCCGGAAGCGGAGGCGATTGCCCGCGCCAAAGACCTGCACGCGGCACTGCGCGCGGCCGCGACCGGAAAAACCCCTCGGATCACGCCCTCCGAAGCCGCACGCATTCGGCATGTGGTCTACGGCTCGGGGTTCCCGTGGACGCGCAGGCACGCGATTTTGCTTCGAGGCTTGCGCGCCACCGACGAAGCCCGTTGGCATTTGCCCGAATGGAGCGATGCGTGGCTTCGGAACGAACGTCGCCGCGGGAATGAAAAGACCGCCTCGGGGCGCGTGCACGGCGTGGGCGGGGGCGAAGAGCGCCTGATCGTCCGCGAAATCGGGGAAGTGCCCGCCGGAACCGTCATTCTCGGGGGAACGCAAACGGGGAAGGGCGTCGTTCTCACGAACCTCGTTTCGCAGTCGATCTTCTGGGGCCGTACGACCGTCGTCGTCGACCCCAAATCGAGCCCCCGCATGTGGGACCTCGTGCGTGCGAGCGCCGAGGCCGTCGGAAAGGACGCGTTTCGCTTTCACCCGCTCGCAGCCGACTCGGTCGCGATCGACCTCTTGGCGGGCGCCAAACGCGCGGGTGAAATCGCGACGCGCATCGTGGACGCCACGGGCATGGAAGCGTCCGACTTTCGCAGCTACTGCCTTCTCGCCGTCTCGGTCGTGTGCGAAGCGATGATGGTGTTGGGGGAAGGTCCGACGTTGCGCTCCATCCACTACGCCGTATTCGGTGCTGGCGGGTTGGAGAGCCTCATGACGCGCCTTGCCGACCGCGTCGTCGACCCCTGGATCGAACGCTACCCGGCGGCGCGCGAGCGGCTCAAGGCTCTGATTCCGGAAGAAATCCCGGGACGCGGGGGAAAACTCGGTGCGGGATCCGCGGACACCCTCAGAAAGGTCGCCTTCTGGGAGGCGTTTCTCGGTCCCGGGGCGGTGAAGGCACCGCTTCATCTGATTGAGCCGGAAGCCGAAGCACTCGACCAAACCGATCCCGACGAAGCTCTCGCACTGCGCGGCACCGTCACGATGCTCTGGCGCGCGATGCGAGCGGAGAGGGCTGCGACCCTTGCGGGCGAACGGGGCAATCCCGCCGCCGCGCGGCTCGAAGCGGAAGAAAAGGCGATGAGCGAACTCGTTTCCGACTTCCGGCACGACGTGACGCACCGGGAAAAGACGATTTCGTCGTTGAGAAAGCCCCTTTCGCAATTGACGGAAGGCGAACTCGGGCGATTGCTCTCCCCTAGCGTCGATCGGATCGACGCCACGGTGGTGACGCTCGAGCGAATCGTACGCGGTCGGGGGATTCTCTATGCGAGCCTCGACGCCCTCAAAGACCGCGACCTCGCGGACACGGTGGGGCGACTCCTCCTCGCGGGGCTCGTAACCCTGGCGGGCGACCTCTACAACACGGCCTCGTCGGGCACGCACGCCGATCCCATCGAACTCTTCATCGACGAAGTCTCGAACGTCGCAAACCGACCGCTTCTTGAAATCGCCAACAAGGGGCTCGAAGCGGGCATGCACCTGACGATCGTCGCCCAGACCGTGAACGACCTCGGGATCGGCATGGGGAGCCGCGAAATGGCGGAGGCCGTTCTCGGGAACCTTCGAAACGTGATCGTCTGCAATACCGAAGACCGCACGACCCAGGAGTGGGTGTGCGAGCACGTCGAGCGCGTGCGCGTTCCCGTCATGACCGCGGGGAGGAGCGCCACGACCACCCGCCTCGGGGATCGGTCGGCCGCGAAAAGCACCCGCATCGACGCCGAAGAGGTGCCGCTCGTCGAACCCGCGGACCTCGGAACGCTCCCTCCGCAGGAAGCGTTCGTGATTCTGTCGGGGGCCGTGTGGAAGGTGCGCTTTCCTCAGATCCGTTCCGGGGTGCCGGCGCGCCTTGCATTGAACGCGGCCGGGGCACCCAAGCCCGCCCGCAGGTTCGGGGAACGTCTGCGCCTTGCGCTCGCACGTCTTTTGCCCCGCGCCGCGCGCGTTCGGATCGAAAACGCCGTCGCCGCCCGCGAAGCGGCGCGCTGGACGGGCGAAGCACGCACGGAAAGCGAGTGGCTCAAAGCAAACGGCTGA
- the potE gene encoding putrescine-ornithine antiporter, translating into MSSNNNKMSVTQLTLLTALNMMGSGIIMLPTKLAEVGTFSILSWLVTATGSTALAYAFAKCGMLSRKQGGMGGYAEYTFGKSGNFLANYTYAVSLVIANVAIAITVVGYLTAFFDVELSPIGTCLATIVTLWVCTSLNFKGPKITGYISNFSAWGAIIPVAGLSIFGWFWFSPTLYAESWNPNNIPFFDALSASISMTLWAFLGLESACANSEAVDNPETNVPKAVLGATIGVAVIYILSTNICAGIVGNAELVKSTAPFGLVFASMFNETVGKVVIGMMVVSCAGSLLSWQFTIAQVFKSLSDAKFFPSAFSKVTKDDAPVLGMIIITVTQTCLSFLTISPSLYKQFNMLVDLAVVTNVMPYLLSMAAVPVLLKEEKVSAGMSTVIKFCAFVGTVYSLYALYAAGYEAMMYGSLATFFGWAVYGMAAEHNFIKKVAA; encoded by the coding sequence ATGTCTTCCAACAACAATAAAATGAGTGTGACTCAGCTCACGCTTCTTACCGCACTGAACATGATGGGCTCGGGCATTATCATGTTGCCAACCAAATTGGCGGAAGTCGGTACATTCTCAATTTTGTCCTGGTTGGTGACTGCTACGGGGTCGACGGCACTCGCTTACGCATTTGCAAAATGCGGCATGCTTTCACGTAAACAAGGTGGTATGGGCGGTTACGCCGAATATACTTTCGGAAAATCGGGTAATTTTCTTGCGAATTACACCTATGCCGTTTCGCTCGTAATTGCGAATGTCGCCATTGCGATTACGGTTGTCGGTTATCTCACGGCATTCTTTGACGTCGAGCTTTCTCCGATCGGGACTTGCCTGGCAACGATCGTCACGCTTTGGGTGTGCACGTCCCTGAATTTCAAGGGTCCGAAGATCACGGGGTACATCTCGAACTTCTCCGCCTGGGGGGCGATCATTCCGGTTGCGGGTCTCTCTATTTTCGGTTGGTTTTGGTTCAGCCCGACCCTCTACGCCGAAAGTTGGAACCCGAACAACATCCCGTTCTTCGACGCGCTGAGCGCCTCCATCTCGATGACGCTTTGGGCCTTCCTCGGTCTTGAGTCGGCCTGCGCCAACTCCGAAGCCGTCGACAATCCCGAAACGAACGTCCCGAAGGCCGTGCTCGGTGCGACGATCGGCGTGGCGGTCATCTACATCCTGTCGACGAACATCTGTGCGGGCATCGTCGGGAACGCCGAACTCGTGAAGTCGACGGCTCCGTTCGGTCTCGTCTTCGCCTCGATGTTCAACGAAACGGTCGGCAAGGTCGTGATCGGCATGATGGTCGTCTCGTGCGCCGGGTCGCTCCTTTCCTGGCAGTTCACGATCGCTCAGGTCTTCAAGTCCCTGTCGGATGCCAAGTTCTTCCCGAGCGCCTTCTCGAAGGTCACGAAGGACGACGCGCCCGTGCTCGGCATGATCATCATCACGGTGACGCAGACGTGCCTTTCGTTCCTCACGATCAGCCCGTCGCTCTACAAACAGTTCAACATGCTCGTTGACTTGGCTGTTGTTACGAACGTGATGCCGTACCTCCTCTCGATGGCCGCGGTTCCGGTGCTTCTCAAGGAAGAGAAGGTTTCCGCCGGCATGAGCACCGTCATCAAGTTCTGCGCTTTCGTCGGCACGGTTTACAGCCTCTATGCGCTCTACGCCGCGGGCTACGAAGCGATGATGTACGGGTCGCTCGCCACGTTCTTCGGCTGGGCCGTCTACGGTATGGCTGCGGAACACAACTTCATCAAGAAGGTTGCGGCCTGA